From the Kogia breviceps isolate mKogBre1 chromosome 3, mKogBre1 haplotype 1, whole genome shotgun sequence genome, one window contains:
- the ZNF839 gene encoding LOW QUALITY PROTEIN: zinc finger protein 839 (The sequence of the model RefSeq protein was modified relative to this genomic sequence to represent the inferred CDS: inserted 1 base in 1 codon; deleted 2 bases in 2 codons), whose protein sequence is MADAEPEAEDGSEDGGGGGGGGGGGRAPAGQRGSAARVAPLGPEQLRRVLEQVTKAQPPAKPPPPPFVLQDAARRLRDAAQQAALQQGPGAESPRPPRLLPPQQLEAICVKVTSGETKGQEKTMPALATIQPKTARPSQPLGRHCSVLGLSVASSQLLRAQPLLSTGPQPRLLSHSPQPPVQTFVQRPLLALQPVPAKRVLASEALSGQGTTSSPLSASDLPAGTSVSSSSANLFISNSQTKCTKKVKKSLKVKTRSGRISRPPKYKAKDYKFIKTEDLADGHPSDSDDYSELSVEEDEDHRARQALFDLSSCSLRPKAFKCQTCEKSYIGKGGLARHFKLNPGHGHLEPETLLSKNANGSMIPGPTEGRTTSLASPELSTPALLSEEGARLARGGLQNGQSVDVEEALVSEPKNGSFSALLGSERHPGPRRSGYSVALPEPSAAVLEQNGAVRPQVGVGAVCAQGPARSRARLLEFLHQCDREDLVESALPLLAQAVTVSEFLLMKVEKGHLAKPFFPAVYKEFEELHKMVKKMCQDYLRSSGPCCLEINNSKVAESLGITEEFLRKKEIRTDCTPPKCTSREEDLEELEGAGPQKRESETAEDRLASVKRTRRETVPQDTAEYSAHGGGLQRLASCAPAAGAGFAPGVNGGASQPPEQSPTMPVSELNLDSSTAQAGQQLKAFADSAAGSRSADPVLLLREACGLGVCIQLGEPGSLAQDQVAASSGEKAQEHSSEQDAGDGLGSWALCGPSMALPPGRPGDAEAGSLREVCGSHPSSPQSGPGNALLPEAVVPLQEKAWSVDVTPAGYAYGTTSEPGPQPSWGGLLGPEGGLTGHAGDPEQSPCGTETPADRRELEGITAVREAVAFEHASGGPTLLSQRQEQVFIQTSDGGILSHPGSVVSGEGDTVIVTDTEGPXPAGVPLETVETEPLSEMEPEPQS, encoded by the exons ATGGCGGACGCGGAGCCGGAGGCTGAGGACGGCAGTGAGGatggcggcggtggcggcggcggtggcggcggcggccgggcTCCCGCAGGCCAGAGAGGCAGCGCCGCGCGCGTAGCCCCGCTGGGCCCCGAGCAGCTGCGGCGGGTCCTGGAGCAGGTGACGAAGGCGCAGCCACCCGcgaagccgccgccgccgcccttcGTGCTGCAGGACGCGGCGCGGCGGCTGCGGGACGCGGCCCAGCAGGCCGCCCTGCAGCAGGGCCCCGGGGCCGAGTCCCCGCGCCCGCCGCGCCTGCTGCCGCCGCAG CAATTGGAAGCCATTTGTGTCAAGGTTACATCTGGAGAGACGAAAGGTCAGGAAAAAACGATGCCTGCACTGGCCACCATCCAGCCCAAGACAGCCAGGCCGAGCCAGCCGCTCGGGAGACACTGCAGCGTGCTGGGGCTCAGTGTCGCCAGCTCTCAGCTGCTCCGGGCACAGCCCCTCCTGAGCACTGGGCCACAGCCGCGTCTCCTGAGTCACTCACCTCAGCCTCCTGTTCAGACGTTCGTCCAGAGGCCGCTGCTCGCCCTACAACCAGTCCCTGCGAAGAGAGTCTTGGCCTCTGAGGCCCTGAGTGGACAGGGCACCACGTCGTCCCCTCTGTCAGCCTCTGACCTGCCAGCAGGAACGTCTGTTTCATCCAGTTcagcaaatttatttatttccaacTCGCAAACAAAATGcaccaagaaagtaaaaaaatctttaaaagtgaAAACACGTTCTGGACGGATATCTCGACCTCCCAAGTATAAAGCTAAAGAttataaattcataaaaacagagGATTTGGCCGATGGTCACCCCTCAGACTCTGACGACTACTCAGAACTGAGCGTGGAGGAAGATGAAGACCACAGGGCAAGGCAGGCGCTCTTTGATTTATCGAGCTGCTCTCTGAGGcccaaagcttttaagtgtcagaCCTGTGAAAAGTCATATATTGGAAAGGGGGGGCTCGCCCGGCACTTTAAACTGAATCCAGGCCATGGCCACCTGGAGCCTGAGACGTTGCTGTCTAAGAATGCCAATGGGAGCATGATCCCGGGCCCCACGGAGGGCAGGACCACCAGCCTGGCATCCCCGGAGCTGTCCACACCAGCTCTTCTAAGTGAGGAAGGGGCCCGCTTGGCACGGGGTGGCCTGCAG AATGGTCAGTCTGTAGACGTTGAAGAGGCGCTGGTGTCTGAACCAAAAAATGGAAGTTTTTCAGCCCTTTTGGGATCAGAGAGACACCCCGGACCTAGAAGAAGCGGCTACTCCGTGGCCCTCCCAGAGCCCAGCGCAGCCGTCCTGGAGCAGAATGGAGCGGTTCGCCCACAGGTGGGCGTTGGGGCAGTTTGTGCACAGGGCCCAGCAAGGAGCAGAGCCAGGCTCCTGGAG TTTCTCCACCAGTGTGACCGGGAGGATCTGGTGGAGTCGGCTCTGCCTCTGCTGGCCCAGGCCGTGACGGTGTCTGAATTTCTTCTGATGAAG GTTGAAAAAGGTCATCTAGCAAAACCTTTCTTCCCAGCTGTGTACAAGGAATTTGAAGAGTTGCataaaatggttaagaaaatgTGTCAAGATTACCTCCGTAGCTCTGGTCCCTGTTGTCTGGAAATAAACAACAGTAAG GTTGCCGAGTCCTTAGGAATCACAGAAGAAttcctgaggaaaaaagaaatacgCACAGACTGCACTCCTCCCAAGTGCACCAGCCGAGAGGAGGACCTGGAGGAGCTGGAGGGTGCTGGCCCACAGAAGAGGGAGAGTGAG ACCGCGGAGGATAGGCTGGCCTCGGTGAAAAGGACCAGAAGAGAAACTGTGCCCCAGGACACCGCAGAGTATTCTGCCCACGGTGGAGGCCTGCAGAGGCTGGCCTCGTGTGCCCCAGCCGCCGGTGCGG GTTTTGCCCCCGGAGTAAATGGGGGCGCCTCTCAGCCACCTGAACAAAGTCCCACAATGCCGGTTTCTGAGCTCAACCTCGACAGCAGCACAGCACAGGCGGGCCAGCAGCTGAAAGCGTTTGCTGACTCAGCCGCCGGGAGTAGGTCTGCAGACCCTGTTCTCTTGCTTCGAGAAGCTTGTGGGCTGGGGGTTTGTATTCAGTTAGGAGAGCCAGGGTCTCtggcccaggaccaggtggcagCATCCTCTGGGGAGAAGGCCCAGGAACACTCGTCAGAACAGGACGCTGGGGACGGCCTGGGAAGCTGGGCTCTCTGCGGCCCCTCGATGGCCCTGCCGCCCGGCCGGCCTGGAGATGCAGAGGCGGGGAGCCTCCGCGAGGTGTGCGGCTCCCACCCGAGCAGCCCGCAGTCCGGCCCCGGCAACGCCCTGCTTCCGGAGGCCGTGGTCCCGCTGCAGGAGAAAGCATGGTCCGTGGATGTCACGCCAGCTGGATATGCCTACGGCACCACGTCCGAGCCGGGGCCTCAACCCAGCTGGGGCGGGTTGCTGGGTCCTGAAGGGGGCCTCACAGGCCACGCGGGA GACCCGGAACAGTCGCCCTGCGGGACTGAGACACCCGCTGACCGGAGGGAGCTGGAGGGCATCACTGCCGTCAGGGAAGCCGTGGCTTTTGAACATGCCAGTGGGGGCCCCACGCTGCTGTCCCAGCGACAGGAGCAGGTATTTATCCAGACTTCTGATGGGGGTATCTTGTCCCATCCAGGCTCCGTAGTGTCTGGGGAG GGGGACACTGTCATAGTGACCGACACAGAGGGGC GCCCGGCAGGGGTTCCTCTGGAAACCGTGGAGACGGAGCCTCTCAGTGAAATGGAGCCAGAACCGCAGTCCTAG